One Methylomarinovum tepidoasis DNA window includes the following coding sequences:
- a CDS encoding malate dehydrogenase: MTPIRIAVTGAAGRISYSLLFRIAAGELLGPQQPVILHLLDVEAMDRVMQGVALELLDCAFPLLAGVTTTHVPDEAFSDADLVFLVGARPRGPGMARKDLLQANARIFAEQGRALNRVAAREARILVVGNPVNTNALIAIHNAPDLDPRQFSAMTRLDHNRARSMLAARCQVPVTAVRRISIWGNHSATMFPDLLHAEVEGRPALEQVPWDWYVNTFIPQVQHRGENIIDLEGRSSAGSAAHAAIEHMRDWVFGTPQDDWVSMAVWSDGSYGIARDIVFSFPVTTRQRDWQVVSGLELDDFCREHLAATEKELLEERDAVRELL; the protein is encoded by the coding sequence ATGACGCCGATACGCATTGCAGTGACCGGGGCCGCCGGACGGATCAGTTATTCCCTGCTGTTCCGTATCGCCGCAGGAGAATTGCTGGGACCGCAGCAGCCGGTGATCCTGCATCTGCTCGATGTGGAGGCGATGGATCGGGTGATGCAGGGCGTCGCCCTGGAATTGCTCGACTGTGCCTTCCCGTTGCTGGCGGGGGTGACGACCACCCATGTCCCTGACGAAGCCTTCTCCGATGCCGACCTGGTGTTTCTGGTCGGCGCCCGTCCCCGAGGGCCGGGGATGGCGCGCAAGGACTTGCTCCAGGCCAACGCCCGCATCTTCGCCGAACAGGGGCGGGCGCTCAATCGGGTCGCGGCCAGGGAGGCCCGCATTTTGGTCGTCGGCAATCCGGTCAACACCAACGCCCTGATCGCCATTCACAACGCCCCCGATCTGGATCCCCGCCAATTTTCCGCCATGACCCGCCTCGATCACAACCGCGCCCGCAGCATGCTGGCGGCCCGGTGTCAGGTGCCGGTCACGGCGGTGCGGCGCATCTCCATCTGGGGCAACCATTCCGCCACCATGTTTCCCGATCTGCTGCATGCCGAGGTGGAAGGGCGGCCGGCGTTGGAGCAGGTGCCCTGGGATTGGTACGTGAACACTTTCATTCCCCAGGTCCAGCATCGGGGCGAGAACATCATCGATCTGGAAGGGCGCTCCAGTGCCGGGTCTGCGGCCCATGCCGCCATCGAACACATGCGCGACTGGGTGTTCGGCACCCCGCAAGACGACTGGGTCAGCATGGCGGTTTGGAGCGACGGCAGTTACGGCATCGCCAGGGACATCGTGTTTTCCTTCCCGGTGACCACGCGGCAGCGGGACTGGCAGGTGGTTTCCGGCCTGGAACTGGACGATTTTTGCCGTGAGCATCTGGCCGCGACCGAGAAAGAGCTGCTGGAAGAGCGAGATGCGGTGCGGGAATTGTTATAA
- a CDS encoding DesA family fatty acid desaturase, whose product MFGLFELPWWGYLLVILALTHVTIVSVTLYLHRCQAHRAMDLHPLVSHFFRFWLWLTTGMRTKDWAAIHRKHHARCETEEDPHSPQVLGIRKVLFEGAELYNQVRADREAIEQYGWGTPDDWLECHIYSHPRIGDLGIALMLAIDLVCFGVLGLTVWAVQMLWIPVWAAGVINGLGHYVGYRNFETEDAATNLIPWGILIGGEELHNNHHAYPSSAKLSLRWWEFDLGWLYIRLLSLFGLARVKRVAPKVRIEAAAGEPSAETVKALMRNRFHVLTLYARKVILPVLRLESRRADRYLRRLFRQARPLLVREDLTLDGERERLLQRAIEASDTLETVYDFKNRLKTIWARNLPHPEARLQQLKRWCQEAEQSGIDTLREFAALLRGYRLQAAV is encoded by the coding sequence ATGTTTGGACTCTTTGAACTCCCCTGGTGGGGTTACCTGCTCGTCATCCTTGCCCTCACCCACGTCACCATCGTCTCGGTCACCCTTTACCTTCACCGTTGCCAGGCCCACCGGGCCATGGATCTGCACCCCCTGGTCAGTCATTTTTTCCGTTTCTGGCTGTGGCTGACCACCGGCATGCGCACCAAGGACTGGGCGGCGATCCACCGCAAGCATCACGCCCGCTGTGAAACCGAGGAGGATCCCCACAGCCCCCAGGTGCTCGGCATCCGGAAGGTGCTGTTCGAAGGGGCTGAGCTTTACAACCAGGTCCGCGCCGATCGTGAAGCTATCGAGCAGTACGGCTGGGGGACGCCCGACGACTGGCTCGAGTGTCACATCTACAGTCATCCCCGCATCGGCGATCTGGGCATCGCGTTGATGCTGGCGATCGATCTGGTTTGTTTCGGTGTCCTGGGTCTGACCGTGTGGGCGGTGCAGATGCTGTGGATTCCGGTGTGGGCCGCCGGGGTGATCAACGGCCTGGGGCATTACGTCGGCTACCGCAATTTCGAAACCGAGGATGCGGCCACCAATCTGATCCCCTGGGGCATCCTCATCGGTGGCGAGGAGCTGCACAACAACCATCACGCCTACCCGTCCTCGGCCAAGCTCTCCCTGCGCTGGTGGGAATTCGATCTGGGGTGGCTGTACATCCGCCTGCTGTCGTTGTTCGGGCTGGCCAGGGTGAAGCGGGTTGCACCCAAGGTGAGGATCGAGGCCGCCGCTGGCGAGCCGAGCGCCGAGACGGTCAAGGCGCTGATGCGCAACCGTTTCCACGTACTGACCCTCTACGCCCGCAAGGTGATTCTCCCGGTCCTGCGTCTGGAGTCCCGCCGCGCCGATCGCTACCTGCGCCGATTGTTCCGCCAGGCCAGGCCGCTGCTGGTGCGGGAGGACCTCACGCTCGACGGCGAGCGGGAGCGGTTGCTGCAGCGGGCCATCGAGGCCAGCGACACGCTGGAGACGGTCTACGATTTCAAGAACCGCCTCAAGACGATCTGGGCGCGCAACCTGCCCCACCCGGAAGCGCGTCTTCAACAGCTTAAGAGGTGGTGTCAGGAAGCGGAGCAGAGCGGCATCGACACCCTGCGGGAATTCGCCGCGCTGCTGCGAGGCTATCGCCTGCAAGCTGCGGTCTGA
- a CDS encoding SPOR domain-containing protein — MARRPPPRRRPASRSRRPPRRERRAPWWLWGAVLAVLGGFGYFLYDLSREAPPAPAAKKPPATPRPEAAEKGGKAKEPRFTFYTLLPEKEVIVPEGEVRTRKREEQLGRASKGRYFVQAGSFRSFRDADRLKAQLALLGVEAQIERAQVRGATWYRVRLGPFTSMTEVERIRTRLRRHRIDSVVQTAKR; from the coding sequence ATGGCCCGCCGTCCGCCGCCCCGCCGCCGCCCCGCCTCCCGTTCCCGCCGTCCACCGCGGCGGGAACGGCGGGCGCCCTGGTGGCTCTGGGGCGCAGTGCTGGCGGTGCTCGGCGGTTTCGGCTACTTCCTCTATGACCTGTCCCGGGAGGCGCCCCCTGCGCCGGCCGCGAAGAAGCCCCCGGCAACCCCTCGGCCGGAGGCGGCCGAAAAAGGCGGCAAGGCCAAGGAACCGCGCTTTACCTTCTATACCCTCCTGCCGGAAAAGGAGGTCATCGTGCCGGAAGGCGAGGTCCGCACCCGCAAGCGCGAGGAACAGTTGGGGCGGGCCTCCAAAGGGCGTTATTTCGTTCAGGCTGGATCGTTTCGCAGTTTTCGCGATGCCGACCGGCTCAAGGCGCAGCTGGCGTTGCTCGGGGTCGAAGCACAGATCGAGCGGGCCCAGGTGCGGGGGGCGACCTGGTACCGGGTGCGGCTGGGGCCTTTCACCTCCATGACCGAGGTGGAGCGGATTCGCACCCGGTTGCGCCGGCACCGCATCGACAGCGTGGTCCAGACGGCGAAGCGATGA
- the argS gene encoding arginine--tRNA ligase: MKDQLRSLLEKAVERLQRQGVLPSDVRAVVKVDRARDAAHGDFATNVALVLAKAAGKPPRQLAEAIVVALPREAWIRRVEIAGPGFINFFIDPAAQFAIVGRILEQGGRFGHSDIGRGRRIHIEFVSANPTGPLHVGHGRGAAYGASVANLLAATGFRVHREYYVNDAGRQMDILTVSIWMRYLEVCGEAVPFPANGYRGDYVRDIAQALHARVGDRYRRPAAEVLAGLPPDAPEGDKETYIDALIVRARQLLGEAAYEDVFQTGLQAILADIREDLEAFGVHYDQWFSERDLVRAGRVEQALETLRRGGWLYEKDGAVWFASSRLGDEKDRVVVRDNGQYTYFASDIAYHLDKLEREFEHLIDVWGADHHGYVPRLKAAIQALGADPDVLEVRLVQFAVLYRGKEKVPMSTRAGEFVTLRQLREEVGKDAARFFYVMRKPEQHLDFDLELAVSQSNDNPVYYVQYAHARVCSVFRQLREKGWEWDREAGLENLPRLTESHEQALLATLGRYPEVVERAALLREPHQLTHYLRELAAEFHTYYNAHTFLVEDAALRNARLCLIAAVRQTIANGLGLLDVSAPESM, translated from the coding sequence ATGAAAGACCAGCTGCGAAGTTTGTTGGAGAAGGCGGTCGAGCGCCTGCAACGGCAGGGCGTGTTGCCGTCCGACGTTCGGGCCGTCGTCAAAGTGGACCGCGCCCGCGATGCCGCGCACGGGGATTTCGCCACCAATGTCGCTTTGGTTCTGGCCAAGGCAGCGGGGAAACCGCCCCGGCAATTGGCGGAGGCCATCGTCGTGGCGTTGCCCCGGGAAGCGTGGATTCGCAGGGTCGAGATCGCCGGTCCCGGCTTTATCAATTTCTTCATCGATCCGGCGGCCCAGTTCGCCATCGTCGGCCGGATCCTGGAACAGGGCGGGCGCTTCGGCCACAGCGACATCGGCCGGGGGCGGCGCATTCACATCGAGTTCGTCTCCGCCAACCCCACCGGGCCCCTGCATGTCGGCCACGGCCGCGGCGCCGCCTACGGGGCCAGCGTCGCCAATCTGCTGGCCGCCACCGGCTTCCGGGTGCACCGTGAATATTACGTCAACGACGCCGGCCGCCAGATGGACATCCTTACCGTCAGCATCTGGATGCGCTATCTGGAGGTGTGTGGCGAGGCGGTGCCGTTTCCAGCCAACGGTTACCGCGGTGATTACGTCCGCGACATCGCCCAGGCGCTGCACGCGCGCGTCGGCGACCGCTACCGTCGCCCGGCGGCCGAAGTGCTCGCCGGTCTGCCGCCGGACGCTCCGGAAGGGGACAAGGAAACCTACATCGACGCCCTGATCGTGCGGGCCAGACAGCTGTTGGGGGAGGCGGCTTACGAGGACGTTTTCCAGACCGGCCTGCAGGCGATCCTGGCCGATATCCGTGAAGACCTGGAAGCCTTCGGCGTCCACTACGACCAGTGGTTCTCGGAGCGGGACCTGGTCCGCGCCGGGCGGGTCGAGCAGGCGCTGGAGACGCTGCGCCGGGGCGGCTGGCTGTACGAGAAGGACGGCGCCGTCTGGTTCGCCTCCAGCCGGTTGGGGGACGAGAAGGACCGGGTGGTGGTGCGCGACAACGGCCAGTACACCTATTTCGCCTCCGACATCGCCTATCACCTGGACAAGCTCGAACGGGAATTCGAACATCTGATCGACGTCTGGGGCGCCGACCACCACGGTTACGTGCCCCGGCTGAAGGCGGCGATCCAGGCCCTGGGGGCCGATCCGGACGTCCTGGAGGTCAGGCTGGTGCAGTTCGCTGTCCTTTACCGCGGCAAGGAGAAGGTGCCCATGTCCACCCGCGCCGGGGAATTCGTCACCCTGCGCCAGCTGCGGGAGGAGGTCGGCAAGGACGCGGCCCGCTTCTTCTACGTGATGCGCAAGCCGGAACAGCACCTGGATTTCGACCTGGAGCTGGCGGTGTCCCAGTCCAACGACAATCCGGTCTATTACGTCCAGTACGCCCACGCGCGGGTGTGCAGCGTGTTCCGCCAGTTGCGCGAGAAGGGCTGGGAATGGGACCGGGAGGCCGGGCTGGAGAACCTGCCCCGTCTGACCGAATCCCACGAGCAGGCGCTGCTCGCCACTCTCGGGCGCTATCCGGAGGTGGTCGAGCGCGCCGCCCTGCTGCGCGAGCCCCATCAGTTGACCCACTATCTGCGTGAGCTGGCGGCCGAATTCCATACCTATTACAACGCCCATACCTTCCTGGTGGAAGATGCCGCCTTGCGCAATGCCCGCCTGTGCCTGATCGCGGCGGTGCGGCAGACGATTGCCAACGGTCTGGGGTTGTTGGACGTCAGCGCACCCGAGTCGATGTAG
- a CDS encoding DUF4384 domain-containing protein: MKACLPSFLYPLRHVLLSTGILCFISACGINPQDVDLDLNTSLPEVKTTVFSEAIHNLGRLNAIYGRDPLYIMAKPAFDRTGTSLPTQGEIPQDISEMVKSTLNAIGGGIWYVPYDPEFMLNTAQTGYSEWGDKLLPNVVLVGGLTEFDRGLVTKEEGADVSGSAEELGVPMGLDFEDTRKSSLARITLDFNLLDFKTFTGIPFMQAVNSIQVHKGLGVDQLGFTVYGQTLGLRGNIKKIQGRHAATRLLVQLSILQIIGKYQKLPYWRLIPNAEPDPVVLDALRDEFYRLEQPDRIAKIQELLYLYGKDVEITGKLDAKTRTAISQFKQEKNLSAPDISEEIYLALFESVPLDRETLARRQRVDRLLAAYNQRLRELAFQAQAAPTAAVEPQTPPPKATHRIGQKKSQPTEPKKKSLGEVRVWLSKSAYQIGEPLEIFFEVTEPMFVRIITINSVGKMATLFPNPYQNDNFARPGKVYRIPPANAPVKLTVGAPVGTDTIYAIASVNPIPADSLPLDDQGHVITEGIEKRFAFAEEAFQILPSSASQAAVETGGDQP, translated from the coding sequence ATGAAAGCCTGCCTGCCCTCTTTCCTATACCCGCTTCGCCACGTTCTGTTATCCACCGGGATACTCTGCTTCATCTCTGCCTGCGGTATTAATCCCCAGGATGTGGATCTAGATTTAAACACTTCCTTACCTGAAGTTAAAACTACCGTCTTTAGCGAAGCAATCCATAATCTAGGCCGTCTCAATGCCATCTATGGCAGGGATCCGCTCTATATCATGGCGAAGCCAGCCTTCGATCGTACCGGCACCTCTCTTCCCACCCAAGGTGAGATTCCCCAAGATATTTCGGAAATGGTGAAAAGCACCCTGAACGCCATCGGAGGCGGTATCTGGTATGTACCATACGATCCGGAATTCATGCTCAATACCGCCCAGACCGGCTATTCGGAATGGGGTGACAAATTGCTACCCAATGTAGTCCTGGTGGGAGGACTGACCGAATTCGACCGAGGTCTGGTTACCAAGGAGGAAGGGGCTGACGTCAGTGGCAGCGCTGAAGAATTGGGAGTCCCCATGGGGCTTGACTTCGAGGATACTCGCAAAAGTTCTCTAGCCCGCATTACGCTCGATTTCAATTTATTGGATTTCAAAACTTTCACCGGCATTCCCTTCATGCAGGCGGTCAATTCCATTCAGGTTCACAAAGGGCTCGGCGTCGATCAGCTGGGATTCACCGTCTACGGCCAAACCCTGGGGCTTCGGGGCAATATCAAGAAAATCCAAGGACGCCACGCCGCCACCCGCCTGCTGGTCCAGCTCAGCATCCTGCAAATTATTGGCAAATACCAGAAACTTCCCTATTGGCGGCTGATTCCCAATGCCGAACCGGATCCGGTAGTCCTCGATGCCCTGCGCGACGAGTTTTACCGACTGGAACAGCCGGACCGGATCGCCAAAATCCAGGAGCTACTGTATCTGTATGGAAAAGACGTGGAAATCACCGGCAAACTTGATGCGAAGACCCGAACAGCCATCTCCCAGTTCAAGCAAGAAAAGAACCTCTCGGCTCCAGATATAAGCGAAGAAATTTACTTGGCGTTGTTCGAAAGCGTTCCCCTGGATCGGGAGACGCTCGCACGCCGCCAACGGGTTGACAGACTGCTGGCCGCCTATAACCAACGCTTGCGTGAACTGGCCTTCCAGGCCCAGGCGGCTCCGACCGCCGCCGTCGAACCGCAAACGCCGCCACCCAAAGCGACACATCGTATCGGGCAGAAGAAATCGCAACCGACAGAGCCCAAGAAGAAATCCCTGGGCGAAGTGCGGGTATGGCTGAGCAAATCGGCTTACCAGATCGGTGAGCCGCTGGAAATCTTCTTCGAAGTGACCGAACCGATGTTCGTACGAATCATCACCATCAATTCGGTGGGAAAGATGGCCACCCTGTTTCCCAACCCCTATCAGAATGACAATTTTGCCCGCCCAGGAAAAGTCTATCGGATTCCACCCGCCAATGCCCCGGTGAAATTGACGGTGGGGGCTCCCGTGGGGACAGACACCATTTATGCCATCGCCTCGGTCAACCCCATCCCCGCCGATTCCCTTCCTCTGGATGACCAGGGACACGTGATCACTGAAGGAATAGAGAAGCGTTTCGCCTTTGCCGAAGAAGCGTTTCAGATTCTGCCCAGCAGCGCCAGCCAAGCCGCGGTAGAAACGGGGGGAGATCAGCCATGA
- a CDS encoding OmpA family protein codes for MTKKATHTQWLFRIFVLGLTILPPIVYGEEVKLFQNPPSAEEMGKLLFPEKAAKPKTRSLAFSPVEAQSAPKESIAIALPIQFDFNSATIRDDAKPFLDEIGRMLTMAQFRRERLLIEGHTDAIGSESYNDWLSRQRAKAVKQYLVSHFDIAPDRLRVVGRGEHRPLPGKDPNDPLNRRVELHRMN; via the coding sequence ATGACCAAGAAAGCGACTCATACGCAATGGTTATTCCGGATTTTTGTACTGGGACTGACCATTCTGCCCCCCATTGTCTATGGGGAAGAGGTCAAATTGTTCCAGAACCCACCTTCTGCGGAAGAGATGGGAAAACTGCTCTTCCCTGAGAAAGCCGCCAAACCCAAGACCCGATCCCTGGCTTTCAGTCCGGTGGAAGCGCAAAGCGCTCCCAAAGAGTCGATCGCCATCGCCCTGCCGATTCAGTTCGACTTCAACTCCGCCACCATTCGGGACGATGCCAAACCGTTTCTGGATGAAATCGGCCGAATGCTGACCATGGCGCAATTTCGCAGAGAGCGCCTGCTGATCGAAGGACATACCGATGCCATCGGCTCGGAAAGCTACAACGACTGGCTTTCTCGCCAGCGGGCCAAGGCAGTCAAACAGTATCTGGTCAGCCATTTCGACATCGCTCCGGACCGACTGCGCGTGGTTGGCCGCGGGGAACATCGGCCCCTTCCCGGCAAGGACCCCAACGATCCGCTCAATCGCCGGGTCGAACTTCATCGGATGAACTGA
- a CDS encoding head GIN domain-containing protein, whose protein sequence is MRTHWLSSLLFPLLIAPAAAGTNTGKIVIDGIEYGQGITQGDHRFATEQRRLPCFDHIRLEASIDLEYTPGKRCEVILEGDSNLLPLIETRVTGGGLQIRTRRSFQTDGVLRARVTSPDLRALTVQGSGDVYLHGIHSPELSVKVAGSDDIRGEGRVGRLDLTVDGSGDLDLGRLRAETVKIRLRGSADVIVHASQRLEVDLSGAGDVSYYGHPAQVITHISGAGDVEAMD, encoded by the coding sequence ATGCGTACCCACTGGCTTTCATCCTTGTTATTTCCGCTGTTGATCGCCCCCGCGGCGGCCGGCACCAATACCGGCAAGATCGTGATCGACGGCATCGAGTACGGCCAAGGGATCACGCAGGGCGATCACCGCTTCGCCACGGAACAGCGCCGGCTGCCCTGTTTCGATCACATCCGCCTTGAGGCCAGCATCGATCTGGAATACACACCCGGCAAACGGTGCGAAGTCATCCTGGAGGGGGACAGCAATCTGTTACCCCTGATCGAAACCCGAGTGACGGGCGGCGGGCTTCAGATCCGTACCCGCCGTTCCTTCCAGACTGATGGCGTCCTGCGGGCCCGTGTGACCAGTCCCGATCTTCGGGCGCTGACGGTTCAGGGCTCAGGAGACGTCTATCTGCATGGCATTCATTCCCCTGAACTGTCCGTAAAAGTGGCCGGCAGTGACGACATTCGCGGGGAAGGCCGGGTCGGACGCCTGGATCTGACCGTCGATGGCAGCGGTGATCTGGATCTGGGGCGGCTGCGGGCCGAAACGGTAAAGATCCGGCTGCGTGGATCCGCCGATGTGATTGTCCACGCCAGCCAGCGCTTGGAAGTGGACCTGTCCGGGGCGGGAGATGTTTCCTATTACGGCCATCCTGCCCAAGTGATCACGCATATTTCGGGAGCCGGGGATGTGGAAGCAATGGACTGA
- a CDS encoding O-antigen ligase family protein, whose amino-acid sequence MKWKPPGSAESGIFLYLLTFSLPLPIDLGLLGLAICGSHTALSRTPRFSYPARLGLPPFLLAVGLGCLLSPDQTRALHLMLALIPATLIYLLLAGYFERRHTSTLAWVLTTFPLGLGGWLLITAILHPDQSPSEWITASGLTAFRVPNDTVLFAILLPFPLALLGGVGHRSRWLCWSALAVVLLLAVIYRSRLTLLVSTVTVGTFFLLAGTPYRRRLLRRLAFLAVSILVLDGVLGFRLSGKFLSTWSSRLPLWLAAWHMFLDAPGLGHGTGSYLGLYRQYLDPADLPAWIVFDQRLTPWAHNLYLELLAELGLAGFLSFLGLVSLPLRNLLAFQEKTIFGYAFIAAFVGFSIAALFELSLWRQWVGLTLLTIIGWMSSNQHCSK is encoded by the coding sequence TTGAAGTGGAAACCGCCCGGCAGCGCAGAAAGCGGGATATTTCTCTATCTGCTCACCTTTTCCCTACCGCTGCCCATCGACCTGGGTCTGCTCGGACTGGCCATTTGCGGCAGTCATACCGCCTTGAGCCGGACCCCTCGTTTTTCCTACCCGGCACGGCTCGGCCTACCTCCTTTTCTCCTGGCAGTCGGGCTGGGTTGCCTGCTCAGCCCGGATCAGACCAGGGCCTTGCACCTGATGCTGGCTTTGATTCCCGCCACCCTGATCTATCTATTGCTGGCGGGGTACTTCGAGCGCCGCCACACATCCACCCTGGCCTGGGTACTGACCACCTTCCCCCTGGGTCTGGGCGGTTGGCTGCTGATCACCGCCATCCTGCACCCCGATCAGTCGCCTTCCGAATGGATAACCGCCAGTGGTCTGACAGCCTTCCGGGTTCCCAACGACACCGTCCTGTTCGCCATTTTGCTGCCTTTTCCACTCGCTCTGCTTGGAGGAGTCGGTCATCGCAGCCGTTGGCTCTGTTGGAGCGCGTTGGCTGTCGTTCTCCTGCTCGCGGTGATCTATCGCAGCCGCCTGACACTTCTGGTCAGCACCGTGACGGTCGGCACTTTCTTCCTTTTGGCAGGAACCCCGTACCGGCGACGATTGCTCCGGAGACTGGCCTTTCTGGCCGTTTCCATCCTGGTGCTCGACGGTGTGCTGGGATTCCGCCTGTCCGGAAAGTTCCTGTCAACCTGGAGCAGCCGTCTGCCCCTGTGGCTGGCGGCCTGGCACATGTTTCTCGACGCACCGGGGCTTGGCCACGGTACAGGCAGTTATCTCGGCCTGTATCGGCAATACCTCGATCCTGCCGATTTGCCCGCCTGGATCGTCTTCGACCAACGGCTCACCCCCTGGGCCCATAATCTGTATCTGGAGCTGCTGGCAGAACTGGGATTGGCCGGTTTCTTAAGTTTCTTGGGTCTCGTTTCCCTGCCATTAAGAAACCTGCTCGCTTTTCAAGAAAAAACCATATTCGGATATGCTTTTATTGCTGCCTTCGTCGGTTTCTCCATTGCTGCCCTGTTCGAACTCAGTCTGTGGCGCCAATGGGTAGGGTTGACTTTGCTGACGATAATTGGTTGGATGAGCAGCAATCAACATTGCAGCAAATGA
- a CDS encoding autotransporter outer membrane beta-barrel domain-containing protein — MAVVMFEACSERNEQLEEQFRTRCNRLVGTALDETANPAEVGNALFRVAPEQLLVYGLQATRTMASNINVVNTSILGRLQTLHAGLDSVRFAGIQLYKDGQPLRGGNAGSEAFGKLGVWLNGSYHLGEVDSTRDVKGFTFKNWSVTAGADYKILESLIVGGAFTYITSDNDFKHKGGESDNDSYIGSLYGSFYPIENLYVDVLGTYGHINFDIDRKISYRLASSTDPDNFDVVDTKAKGDTDGRQWGLTLSTGYNLHWQSVKFTPYARFSYLKLDIDNYRERGGQGWAMRFDSQDIESMKSIVGGRLAYAISLPWGVVVPQARGEWHHEFRDPSRTIKASFVGDPLGQKFSIFVPHPDEDYAIFGGDLTATFAQGISAFVGYEALVGYDRISSHRITLGARVQF; from the coding sequence ATGGCCGTCGTGATGTTCGAGGCCTGCAGCGAACGCAACGAGCAATTGGAAGAACAATTCCGCACCCGCTGCAATCGCCTGGTCGGAACTGCACTGGATGAAACCGCAAATCCTGCGGAAGTGGGCAACGCCCTCTTCCGGGTCGCGCCTGAACAGCTGCTGGTATATGGTCTGCAGGCCACCCGCACCATGGCCAGCAACATCAATGTGGTCAATACCTCAATCCTGGGACGCCTGCAAACTCTGCACGCCGGTCTGGACTCGGTCCGGTTCGCCGGTATTCAGCTCTACAAGGACGGTCAGCCTCTGCGCGGCGGCAATGCCGGCAGCGAGGCTTTCGGCAAGCTGGGAGTCTGGCTAAACGGCAGCTATCATTTAGGGGAAGTGGACTCCACCCGGGATGTCAAGGGCTTCACTTTCAAAAATTGGAGCGTGACCGCCGGGGCCGACTACAAGATTCTGGAATCGCTGATCGTGGGGGGTGCCTTTACCTACATCACTTCCGATAACGATTTCAAGCACAAAGGAGGGGAGTCAGACAACGACTCTTACATCGGCTCTCTTTATGGCTCTTTCTATCCCATTGAGAACCTTTACGTGGACGTGTTGGGCACCTACGGCCACATCAATTTCGACATAGACCGCAAGATCAGCTACCGCCTTGCCTCCTCCACCGATCCTGACAACTTCGATGTGGTGGATACCAAGGCCAAGGGTGACACTGATGGCCGCCAGTGGGGCCTGACCCTCAGCACCGGCTACAACCTCCATTGGCAGTCGGTCAAGTTCACGCCTTACGCCCGTTTCAGCTATCTCAAGCTGGACATCGACAATTACCGGGAACGGGGCGGTCAGGGTTGGGCCATGCGCTTCGACAGTCAGGACATCGAATCGATGAAGAGCATCGTGGGAGGACGTCTAGCCTATGCCATCAGCCTGCCGTGGGGGGTGGTGGTACCCCAGGCGCGGGGGGAATGGCACCACGAATTCCGCGATCCCAGTCGTACCATCAAAGCCAGTTTCGTGGGGGACCCGCTCGGCCAGAAATTCTCCATTTTCGTACCTCATCCCGATGAAGACTATGCCATCTTCGGCGGCGACCTGACCGCCACCTTCGCCCAGGGAATTTCCGCCTTCGTCGGTTATGAAGCTCTGGTGGGCTACGACCGCATCAGCAGCCACCGCATCACCCTGGGCGCCCGCGTCCAGTTCTGA